The Methanooceanicella nereidis genome window below encodes:
- the purL gene encoding phosphoribosylformylglycinamidine synthase subunit PurL, with amino-acid sequence MPFRIEVALKPEFKDALGESIKRSIKDHLNINVGDVKTIKVYTVNAGLTDVEKKAVASGPFSDQVVQEHSIDRPLASGFDWLVEVGFKPGVTDNEGKTGKEAIEDRLGRKLAGNESVHTSMQYLISGKLTREQVESISKELLGNELIERFEIVDGRSWDSRKGIEPYVPLVRDTHKPKVVEINLDVSDSELIEISKKGTLALTLEEMKCIRDYFKDPEIIAERKKLGLGERPTDVELESLAQTWSEHCKHKIFNATIDYRDGNRQLTVNSLFKSYIRKSTEEISKNIDWLVSVFKDNAGVIKFTGDNNIAFKVETHNSPSALDPYGGAITGIVGVDRDAAGTGLGSKVIAHTDVLCFASPYYKGKLPPRIFHPRRIMEGVVRGIKDGGNKNGIPTINGAILFDDRYGGKPLVYCGSLGIMPAKINGQPSEVKNADPGDLIVMMGGRIGKDGIHGATFSSEELHEGSPATAVQIGDPITQKKMLDLLLEARDMGLYKCITDNGAGGLSSSVGEMAQFSGGCEIRLEKAPLKYHGLDPWEILLSEAQERMTLSVPPEKIDELMELCKRRGVEATVLGRFTGSKKFHALYGDDTVAYLDMDFLHDGLPEMKLEAVWKEPKYPEPEISDEGLTMILHEMLSDLNVASKEWVIRQYDHEVQGGSVIKPLTGKYNDGPGDAGVIRPVLGRMEGVAVSNGINPFYGDIDTYHMTANAIDEAIRNIIAVGGSLDQIALLDNFCWCDPVYDPEKTPDGHYKLAQLVRANMALYDYCVAYGTPCISGKDSMKNDYKLKGEDGKEYKISIPPTVLFSAVGVIPDVRKCVTMDAKAPGDHIYVIGTTKDELGGSRFYASLGYKGNKVPKVDAKTAKKTYQALSSAIQAGLVASCHDCSDGGLGVALAETCFAGGYGADIELAKVPAERIGKDAQVLFSESASRFVVTVSPDKAKEFERMMDGVTCAQIGMTRNDDRFLVRGLAGIRMIDTIIGALKDSWQYPLRW; translated from the coding sequence GAAAAAAGCCGTGGCAAGCGGGCCTTTCTCTGACCAGGTAGTCCAGGAACATTCGATAGACAGGCCGCTGGCGAGCGGTTTCGACTGGCTCGTCGAAGTAGGGTTCAAGCCGGGTGTCACAGATAATGAAGGAAAGACCGGTAAAGAGGCCATCGAGGACAGGCTTGGACGTAAGCTCGCAGGTAACGAGTCCGTACATACCTCGATGCAGTACCTTATCAGCGGAAAGCTGACGAGAGAGCAGGTAGAGAGCATCAGTAAGGAATTGCTCGGAAATGAGCTTATAGAGCGCTTTGAGATAGTCGACGGCCGTTCCTGGGACTCGCGAAAAGGGATCGAGCCTTATGTCCCGCTGGTCAGGGATACGCACAAGCCAAAAGTCGTCGAGATAAACCTTGACGTTAGCGACTCCGAATTGATCGAGATCAGCAAGAAAGGTACTCTTGCGTTAACCCTGGAAGAGATGAAATGCATCAGGGACTATTTTAAAGACCCGGAGATAATTGCCGAAAGAAAGAAACTTGGCCTTGGTGAGCGCCCTACTGACGTAGAGCTCGAGTCTCTGGCACAGACATGGAGCGAACACTGTAAGCATAAGATCTTTAACGCGACCATAGATTACAGGGACGGCAACCGGCAGCTGACAGTGAACAGCCTTTTCAAGTCATATATCAGAAAGTCCACGGAAGAAATATCAAAGAACATAGACTGGCTGGTCTCGGTATTCAAAGATAATGCCGGGGTCATAAAGTTTACCGGGGACAATAACATCGCATTCAAAGTGGAAACTCATAACAGCCCGTCAGCGCTTGACCCGTACGGAGGCGCGATCACGGGCATAGTCGGCGTGGACAGGGATGCCGCAGGCACAGGCCTCGGGTCAAAGGTCATCGCGCACACGGATGTGCTGTGCTTCGCTTCGCCGTACTATAAAGGAAAACTTCCGCCGAGGATATTCCACCCCCGGCGGATTATGGAGGGTGTCGTAAGAGGCATCAAGGACGGAGGTAACAAGAACGGCATACCGACCATCAACGGGGCGATTTTGTTCGACGACAGATATGGAGGAAAGCCGCTCGTATATTGCGGATCGCTAGGCATCATGCCGGCAAAGATAAACGGACAGCCCTCTGAAGTTAAAAACGCCGACCCGGGAGATCTTATAGTCATGATGGGAGGCCGTATCGGAAAGGACGGTATCCATGGCGCCACATTCTCATCGGAGGAATTACATGAAGGCTCGCCTGCAACTGCGGTGCAGATAGGTGATCCCATAACCCAGAAAAAGATGCTTGATCTACTCCTTGAAGCAAGGGACATGGGATTATATAAGTGCATTACGGACAACGGTGCAGGAGGGCTTTCATCCTCTGTAGGCGAGATGGCGCAGTTTTCCGGCGGATGCGAGATCCGCCTTGAGAAAGCCCCTCTCAAATACCACGGGCTTGACCCATGGGAAATACTGTTATCTGAGGCTCAGGAGAGAATGACACTGTCAGTGCCTCCGGAAAAGATAGACGAGCTGATGGAATTATGCAAACGCCGCGGCGTAGAGGCTACGGTGCTAGGCAGATTCACAGGAAGCAAAAAATTCCATGCGCTTTACGGCGACGATACAGTCGCATATCTGGATATGGATTTCCTGCATGACGGACTTCCGGAGATGAAGCTTGAAGCAGTATGGAAAGAGCCGAAATACCCGGAGCCGGAAATATCGGACGAGGGACTCACGATGATCCTTCACGAAATGCTCTCGGACCTGAACGTCGCGAGCAAAGAATGGGTCATCAGGCAGTACGATCATGAAGTGCAGGGAGGCTCTGTCATAAAACCGCTCACGGGCAAGTATAATGACGGCCCCGGCGATGCCGGAGTGATAAGGCCTGTGCTCGGAAGGATGGAAGGCGTAGCCGTATCCAACGGAATAAACCCGTTCTATGGGGACATTGACACTTACCATATGACGGCCAACGCTATCGATGAGGCTATCAGGAACATCATAGCGGTAGGCGGAAGCCTTGACCAGATAGCCCTGCTCGACAACTTCTGCTGGTGCGATCCGGTCTATGATCCTGAAAAGACTCCTGACGGCCATTACAAGCTGGCGCAGCTGGTAAGGGCTAACATGGCACTCTACGATTATTGCGTCGCTTATGGCACGCCCTGTATCTCGGGCAAAGACTCGATGAAGAACGATTATAAGCTTAAGGGCGAGGACGGCAAAGAGTATAAGATATCCATACCTCCGACGGTGCTCTTCTCTGCAGTAGGTGTGATACCGGACGTCAGAAAGTGCGTAACGATGGACGCAAAGGCTCCGGGAGACCATATTTACGTGATAGGCACGACGAAAGACGAGCTGGGAGGCTCAAGGTTCTATGCCAGCCTGGGGTATAAAGGTAATAAGGTGCCTAAAGTGGACGCAAAGACAGCTAAAAAGACCTATCAGGCATTATCGTCCGCGATCCAGGCCGGTCTCGTGGCCTCATGCCATGACTGCTCTGACGGAGGCCTTGGAGTGGCCCTTGCGGAAACTTGCTTCGCAGGAGGATATGGCGCGGACATCGAGCTGGCAAAGGTGCCGGCGGAAAGGATCGGCAAGGACGCACAGGTCCTTTTCTCGGAAAGCGCAAGCAGGTTCGTCGTGACAGTATCACCCGACAAGGCTAAGGAGTTCGAAAGAATGATGGACGGGGTCACATGCGCGCAGATAGGCATGACCAGGAACGATGACCGCTTCCTTGTAAGAGGACTGGCAGGTATTCGCATGATCGACACGATCATCGGAGCATTGAAAGATTCGTGGCAATACCCGCTGAGGTGGTAA
- a CDS encoding SWIM zinc finger family protein: protein MPEMLPSRAPVKVPDLKALGESDLQVMFDKKIYERGKAYYKEGRIKRPLIYGNMIIAECEGSTPENYTVKAELTDKGITASCSCPYPGYCKHIAAVMYGWVKMPSMFRDLNNAELELMKFNKDDLVELIMDVVRYEPGILPIVNTRLMSVRDLSGSIRQELDNIFSGDEHEHPDVSEILKRLDVFRQYSSELLDDGYISRAVSVISPVIDGVISHYGSIEDYAGDLRNFLALALGTYGKAMSLMPQDLRRDMMVEELDWYLEAEFGLEDVLSGHLKSMILDLKERKFMQENVERRISDYKKSLIKTAPEYSDEYDFLNERISRMTALLHEIRA, encoded by the coding sequence ATGCCTGAAATGTTACCTTCCCGCGCCCCCGTAAAAGTCCCGGACCTAAAAGCATTAGGGGAATCCGATCTTCAGGTAATGTTCGATAAAAAAATTTACGAAAGAGGTAAGGCGTATTATAAGGAAGGTCGTATAAAGAGGCCGCTGATATACGGCAATATGATCATCGCCGAGTGTGAGGGGTCCACCCCGGAAAATTATACCGTGAAAGCGGAGCTGACCGATAAGGGTATCACCGCATCGTGTAGCTGCCCTTATCCTGGGTATTGTAAACATATCGCCGCCGTGATGTATGGATGGGTAAAGATGCCTTCTATGTTCAGGGACCTGAATAACGCGGAATTAGAGTTGATGAAATTTAATAAGGACGATCTCGTCGAACTTATCATGGACGTGGTAAGGTACGAGCCAGGTATACTCCCGATAGTCAATACCCGGCTTATGTCTGTCCGCGACCTTTCGGGCTCTATACGCCAGGAGCTTGATAATATCTTTTCAGGCGATGAACATGAGCATCCGGATGTGTCAGAGATCTTAAAAAGGCTCGATGTCTTCCGCCAGTATTCATCCGAGCTGCTGGATGACGGTTATATCAGCAGGGCAGTGAGCGTCATCAGCCCGGTGATCGATGGTGTGATTTCACATTATGGCTCTATAGAGGATTATGCCGGTGATCTGAGAAATTTCCTTGCTTTAGCCCTCGGGACCTACGGCAAAGCGATGTCATTGATGCCGCAGGATCTTCGCAGGGATATGATGGTCGAGGAACTGGACTGGTATCTCGAGGCCGAGTTCGGTCTGGAAGATGTATTGTCAGGGCATTTAAAAAGTATGATATTGGACCTTAAGGAAAGAAAATTCATGCAGGAGAATGTCGAGCGCAGGATATCGGATTATAAGAAGAGCCTTATTAAAACGGCACCTGAATATTCGGATGAGTACGATTTCCTCAATGAGCGTATAAGCAGGATGACAGCGTTGTTGCACGAAATAAGGGCATAA
- a CDS encoding heavy metal-binding domain-containing protein, whose amino-acid sequence MNDDMIIVSTPYIPGYRVTKTIGFTWGLIVRSRGVGGNIVASLRTIFGGEIHEYTELLNQSREQALERMKDHAKSMGANAVLSVDFDSSELGQSMTEVLACGTAVVVEKETGTIEPVRLA is encoded by the coding sequence ATGAACGATGATATGATAATTGTCAGCACCCCGTACATTCCCGGATACCGTGTCACAAAGACTATCGGGTTCACATGGGGCCTTATCGTCAGAAGCCGCGGCGTCGGAGGGAACATCGTGGCCAGCCTTAGGACGATATTCGGAGGAGAGATACACGAGTACACCGAGCTTTTAAACCAATCAAGAGAGCAAGCCCTTGAGCGCATGAAGGACCATGCAAAAAGCATGGGAGCCAACGCAGTATTAAGCGTCGACTTTGATTCCTCTGAACTTGGGCAGTCGATGACCGAGGTACTGGCCTGCGGGACCGCTGTCGTCGTAGAAAAGGAGACAGGGACCATAGAGCCGGTAAGACTGGCATAG
- a CDS encoding sensor histidine kinase, with the protein MRYISIKLQAMILLLILLTLPIISVGTISSIYYRDQIRQDIWDTNLAQAKAISILTSNYVGSATVYLESQSVRPSVIRALDDGDIAYLNEVLEFIRQTSPFYAAYIIDDNGTIVASYPFSDLVGKNYSEKPHVLNPLKTGSSYVTDASISPIVNKPTIYIGVPIKKDDKTIGVIVGTIDLTEYSAFVLESQTRNREYTYLVNRTGHIFVHYNKGYMDTMKNYSYVPGVRNVLRGEEGVIEQYNPVENDIRLAAYSPVSKYGWGVVVALPVDIAYQPITETTNAFIIFILFLILLSSVIAYLIGKYFVDPIIKMARATIKMPRGDYRKYLPIERNDEIGELARSMDAMAQEIRTDQEKIVNAKNHAEDERNRAELYLDIMGHDINNLNQTTLNSLELLREDETLTDEQRKKLMDNAIASIQGSAGIIDNVRKIQRITSEKLELEIVDINKMILSCIDEAPHPPGKKVAIHYTPHEGLYVRGISLLKEVFCNIIDNSVKYSGDEVDINIVTGEKYINSKLFYTVTISDTGYGIPDDVKPKLFRRFQRGTTKAHGKGLGLYIVRTLVERFGGSVEIRDRVPGDHKKGVSFIISLPAADEEYG; encoded by the coding sequence ATGAGATATATCTCCATTAAACTCCAGGCAATGATATTATTGTTAATACTGCTGACACTGCCTATCATATCCGTAGGCACGATCAGCAGTATTTACTACAGGGACCAGATAAGGCAGGATATATGGGATACTAATCTTGCGCAGGCAAAGGCCATTTCTATTCTCACTTCCAACTATGTGGGTTCCGCTACAGTATATCTCGAAAGCCAATCCGTAAGGCCTTCCGTAATAAGGGCACTGGATGATGGTGACATAGCATATCTGAATGAAGTCCTCGAATTCATACGCCAGACCAGCCCTTTTTATGCCGCATATATTATTGACGATAACGGCACTATCGTCGCCAGTTATCCGTTTTCCGATCTTGTCGGGAAAAATTATTCGGAAAAGCCTCATGTTCTCAATCCTTTAAAGACCGGGAGTTCATACGTCACGGACGCATCGATCAGCCCGATCGTTAATAAGCCGACCATATACATAGGAGTCCCGATAAAAAAGGATGATAAGACCATTGGCGTGATCGTCGGGACTATCGACCTTACAGAATATTCGGCATTTGTTCTCGAATCACAGACGAGGAACAGGGAATATACATACCTTGTGAACAGGACCGGTCATATTTTTGTCCATTATAATAAAGGGTATATGGACACTATGAAAAACTACTCCTATGTCCCTGGAGTCCGAAACGTTCTCCGCGGCGAAGAGGGGGTCATTGAGCAGTATAACCCGGTAGAGAATGACATCCGTCTAGCGGCATATTCACCGGTATCCAAATACGGTTGGGGGGTTGTCGTAGCTTTACCGGTTGACATCGCGTATCAGCCCATTACAGAGACTACGAACGCGTTTATAATCTTTATTCTATTCCTGATCTTATTATCGTCGGTTATCGCGTACCTGATAGGGAAATACTTCGTAGACCCGATAATAAAGATGGCAAGGGCTACGATTAAAATGCCCCGGGGCGATTATCGTAAATACCTGCCTATTGAACGTAATGATGAGATAGGCGAACTTGCCAGGTCGATGGATGCTATGGCCCAGGAGATAAGGACCGACCAGGAAAAGATAGTCAATGCAAAGAACCATGCCGAAGATGAGAGAAATCGTGCAGAGCTCTACCTTGATATAATGGGCCACGACATCAATAATCTTAACCAGACCACGCTGAACAGCCTTGAACTGTTAAGGGAAGACGAGACTCTTACGGATGAACAGCGGAAAAAGCTAATGGATAATGCCATAGCGAGCATTCAGGGAAGTGCCGGAATAATAGACAATGTGAGAAAAATACAGAGGATCACCAGCGAAAAACTAGAGCTTGAGATCGTTGACATCAATAAAATGATCCTTAGCTGCATTGATGAGGCTCCCCATCCCCCGGGTAAAAAGGTAGCAATACATTATACTCCACATGAAGGCCTGTATGTGCGGGGAATATCATTACTTAAGGAAGTTTTTTGCAATATAATAGATAACTCGGTAAAATATTCCGGCGACGAGGTCGATATCAATATCGTTACCGGTGAAAAATATATCAACAGTAAATTGTTCTATACGGTGACCATCTCAGATACAGGGTACGGTATACCTGATGATGTTAAGCCAAAACTGTTCAGGCGGTTCCAGCGAGGTACCACTAAGGCCCATGGTAAAGGGCTTGGCCTGTATATAGTTAGAACGCTTGTCGAGCGGTTCGGAGGCTCTGTAGAGATCAGGGACAGGGTGCCCGGGGATCATAAAAAAGGAGTGAGCTTTATCATATCTCTTCCGGCGGCTGATGAGGAATATGGATAG
- a CDS encoding phosphoribosylformylglycinamidine synthase subunit PurQ, whose translation MAKVKSLVLTGYGINCEMETAYANELAGAEATIAHINDVIDGKYDLEDFHILNFPGGFSFGDDLGSGIVFANKLLCAKTPKGPMVDHILKFIDDGKLVIGICNGFQILVKMGLLPAFDKNYTTQTTTLFYNDKGFRDAWVNLKVNQDSRCIFTKGIESLYAPIRHGEGKFIPENDAALKRLWDGGHVVLQYVDQFNRPTMEFPMNPNASVDAIAGICDETGRIFGLMPHPEAFNHITNHPHYTRIREEHARKNMPLPEEGDGIKIWRNAVSYAVQNLI comes from the coding sequence ATGGCAAAGGTAAAGTCGCTTGTATTGACAGGATACGGAATTAACTGCGAGATGGAAACCGCATATGCGAACGAGCTCGCAGGCGCGGAGGCCACGATAGCCCACATCAACGACGTCATAGACGGTAAGTATGACCTGGAAGATTTCCACATACTTAACTTCCCCGGAGGGTTCTCGTTCGGAGACGACCTCGGAAGCGGAATCGTTTTCGCGAACAAACTGCTATGTGCGAAGACCCCGAAAGGGCCAATGGTCGATCACATCCTCAAGTTCATAGACGACGGCAAGCTTGTCATCGGCATATGCAACGGTTTCCAGATACTCGTGAAGATGGGGCTGCTGCCGGCTTTTGATAAAAACTACACCACGCAGACAACGACATTATTCTATAACGATAAGGGATTCAGGGACGCGTGGGTCAACCTGAAGGTCAACCAGGATTCCAGATGCATATTCACGAAAGGCATTGAAAGCCTGTATGCGCCTATAAGGCACGGTGAAGGAAAGTTCATCCCTGAAAACGACGCTGCACTAAAGAGGCTCTGGGACGGCGGGCATGTCGTCCTGCAGTATGTTGACCAGTTCAACAGGCCTACGATGGAGTTCCCGATGAACCCCAACGCGTCGGTGGATGCTATAGCGGGCATATGCGATGAGACGGGCCGCATATTCGGGTTGATGCCGCATCCGGAAGCTTTCAATCACATTACGAACCATCCGCATTACACTCGCATACGCGAGGAGCACGCCAGGAAAAATATGCCCCTTCCGGAAGAAGGCGACGGCATAAAGATCTGGAGAAATGCGGTGTCATACGCGGTTCAAAATCTAATATAA
- a CDS encoding Lrp/AsnC family transcriptional regulator, with translation MGSSFDLDEVDYSILRLLKENSRMSYQEMSRNTGIPDATIQHRFKRMKEHGAINKFTIMANNDATGYAVTSIMLIQTDTERHDEAKTALAEFPEVSEVYGVLGEYDLMIKVWAKSLEELNRFINDRIRSVEGIEDLQEIVLVERVKEESPPV, from the coding sequence ATGGGTAGTAGTTTCGATCTCGACGAGGTCGATTATTCCATACTCAGGCTCCTGAAGGAAAACTCGAGGATGAGCTATCAGGAAATGTCGCGTAACACCGGCATACCTGACGCCACGATACAGCACCGGTTCAAGCGCATGAAAGAGCATGGCGCCATAAACAAGTTCACTATCATGGCGAACAATGACGCGACCGGATATGCCGTGACATCCATAATGCTGATACAGACCGATACGGAGAGACATGACGAGGCCAAGACGGCGCTCGCGGAGTTTCCCGAGGTATCCGAAGTTTACGGCGTTTTGGGCGAATATGACCTTATGATCAAGGTATGGGCAAAAAGCCTCGAGGAACTTAACCGGTTCATAAATGACAGGATCAGGTCCGTAGAGGGCATTGAAGACCTGCAGGAAATAGTCCTTGTGGAGAGAGTGAAGGAAGAATCGCCTCCTGTATAG
- a CDS encoding magnesium transporter encodes MKEPKNFTKTDTGNQWSEWYRELSVQGIENPRFFSQYENTKVFDNTGVLLGRLKDMAIRSGEAMLEVSSIVYATNILGEKVIMPMSNVGSFNGSINLNIAKEVIPPGKLSENEMLMTETILDKQIVDIDGLKVVRVNDVMLARVKGILSVIGVDVGFKGILRRLWAPSITEKLFAKLPNQIIPWSYIDPLDPELRKIHLNISRKNIQDLHPADIADILEELDNKERLLILGSLDDETAAEALGEIEPDVQDTVINNMESENVADLLENMNPDDAADILSRMPEERATEVLEKMDAEDASDVKELMEYSEKSAGGIMTNLFLSVPSGTKISDVFSIIRESCHDIDMIYYVYVLNGEEHLIGVLSIRDLLLAGSDQIIDDVMETEVLSVLPSSSTDEVANLLSKYDFLALPVVDENGVMLGIITFDDVMDYIIPGDVKKHLPKNYPKSRRMH; translated from the coding sequence ATGAAAGAGCCTAAGAACTTCACTAAAACGGACACGGGCAACCAGTGGTCAGAATGGTACAGAGAATTATCCGTCCAGGGCATCGAGAATCCCCGGTTTTTCAGCCAGTACGAAAACACTAAAGTATTCGATAATACCGGGGTGCTGCTGGGGCGGCTGAAGGATATGGCCATAAGGTCGGGAGAGGCCATGCTGGAGGTATCCAGTATAGTCTATGCCACCAACATTCTCGGAGAAAAAGTCATAATGCCCATGTCTAACGTAGGCTCTTTTAACGGTAGTATAAATCTGAACATAGCGAAAGAGGTCATTCCACCCGGCAAGCTATCAGAAAACGAGATGCTTATGACGGAGACCATCCTGGATAAGCAGATCGTAGATATTGACGGGCTTAAGGTCGTACGCGTGAATGACGTGATGTTAGCCCGCGTAAAGGGTATCTTAAGCGTCATAGGGGTCGATGTCGGCTTTAAAGGCATCCTGAGAAGGTTATGGGCTCCGTCGATCACAGAAAAGCTATTCGCAAAGCTTCCTAACCAGATCATCCCGTGGTCGTATATCGATCCACTGGACCCGGAACTCAGGAAGATACACCTGAATATTTCCAGAAAGAATATCCAGGACCTTCACCCGGCAGACATCGCGGACATTCTCGAAGAGCTTGATAATAAGGAGCGGCTTCTTATACTGGGGTCGCTGGACGATGAGACTGCAGCCGAAGCCCTGGGCGAGATAGAGCCTGACGTGCAGGACACCGTCATCAACAATATGGAGAGCGAGAACGTAGCAGACCTGCTCGAGAACATGAACCCGGATGACGCTGCGGATATCCTCAGCAGGATGCCGGAGGAGAGGGCGACCGAGGTCCTTGAAAAAATGGATGCCGAGGACGCCAGCGACGTCAAGGAACTGATGGAGTATAGTGAAAAATCCGCGGGAGGCATAATGACCAATCTGTTCTTAAGCGTCCCGTCAGGCACTAAAATATCTGACGTATTCTCCATCATAAGGGAATCGTGCCACGACATAGACATGATCTACTATGTATACGTCCTCAATGGCGAAGAGCATTTAATAGGCGTCCTTTCTATCAGGGACCTTTTACTGGCAGGATCGGACCAGATCATCGACGATGTAATGGAAACCGAGGTGCTTAGCGTCTTGCCTTCGTCGTCGACAGATGAGGTGGCTAACCTGCTATCAAAATATGACTTTTTAGCGCTGCCTGTAGTGGACGAGAATGGAGTGATGCTCGGCATCATCACGTTCGACGATGTAATGGATTACATCATTCCCGGGGATGTGAAGAAGCACCTGCCGAAAAATTACCCTAAATCAAGGCGTATGCATTAG
- a CDS encoding Nramp family divalent metal transporter, with product MKLNILNNFNTGLSKLKMRNIALFLAVIGPGIITASVDNDAGGITTYTLAGAHFGYGLLWTLIPITIALIVAQEMCARMGVVTGKGLADLIRENFGVKATILLILGLVLANFGNTMAEFAGVAASMEIFGVSKYISVPIAALLVWLLVVKGTYSVVEKIFLMASGFYITYAISGLLSGPNWGVVATNLVVPTINDSPEYLLLLVGMVGATIAPWMQFYIQSSIVDKGIKLSDYKFTRLDVIIGCLVTDIVVFFIILTCATTIFSNGIRVDTAKDAALALFPLAGNYAASLFAFGLFNASVFAASILPLSTAYCVCEGIGWDSGLDKSFKDAPHFYTLYTLLLVVGALLILVPNAPLLIIMWISQVMNGMLLPFVLIFMLVLINNKKLMGEYVNSRLFNIVAWSTSIVMILLTAMILLMEIF from the coding sequence ATGAAGTTGAATATTCTCAATAACTTTAACACCGGGCTATCTAAGTTAAAGATGAGGAACATCGCCTTATTCCTCGCGGTGATCGGACCGGGTATCATAACGGCGAGCGTCGATAATGACGCCGGCGGCATAACGACATATACTCTTGCAGGAGCCCACTTTGGCTACGGGCTATTATGGACGCTCATCCCCATAACCATAGCTCTGATAGTGGCCCAGGAAATGTGCGCAAGGATGGGTGTCGTTACGGGGAAAGGGCTTGCGGACCTCATACGCGAGAACTTCGGCGTTAAGGCAACTATCCTTTTGATACTGGGTCTTGTTCTGGCTAACTTCGGGAATACGATGGCCGAGTTCGCCGGGGTGGCGGCGAGCATGGAAATATTCGGGGTAAGCAAATACATATCAGTCCCGATCGCCGCGTTACTCGTATGGTTACTCGTCGTAAAGGGGACCTATAGCGTCGTTGAAAAAATTTTCCTGATGGCCAGCGGTTTCTATATCACCTATGCCATATCCGGCCTTCTCTCCGGCCCGAACTGGGGTGTTGTCGCAACCAATCTTGTAGTCCCGACAATAAACGATAGCCCGGAGTATCTACTACTGTTAGTCGGTATGGTGGGCGCCACCATCGCCCCGTGGATGCAGTTCTATATACAATCGTCGATAGTCGACAAGGGCATTAAATTGTCAGATTACAAATTTACCAGGCTTGATGTGATAATAGGGTGTTTAGTGACCGATATTGTGGTATTCTTTATAATATTGACGTGCGCCACTACAATTTTTTCGAACGGGATAAGGGTGGATACTGCAAAGGATGCAGCACTGGCATTATTCCCGCTTGCCGGTAATTATGCGGCGTCATTGTTCGCCTTTGGCCTTTTCAACGCCTCGGTTTTCGCGGCCTCCATCCTGCCGCTATCCACGGCATATTGCGTGTGCGAAGGCATAGGCTGGGATTCCGGGCTTGATAAAAGCTTCAAGGATGCCCCGCATTTCTACACTCTCTATACCCTGCTGCTTGTGGTCGGAGCTTTGCTCATACTGGTCCCTAACGCGCCGTTATTGATTATCATGTGGATATCGCAGGTCATGAACGGAATGCTTCTACCGTTCGTGCTGATATTCATGCTCGTGCTTATCAATAATAAGAAGCTGATGGGAGAATACGTTAACAGCAGGCTGTTCAATATCGTTGCATGGAGCACGAGCATTGTAATGATACTCCTGACTGCCATGATACTGCTGATGGAGATATTTTAA
- a CDS encoding response regulator — protein sequence MDRKDHAAGIAIVEDEQELINIYKLILKRMGVPIIFIAYDGHDAVKKFSSSEQKPDIIIMDHRLPIMTGLEATEEILKMKPQTRVIFISADEDIRDKALEAGAVAFIKKPASLSVINDTVDAVIKGCQHPAS from the coding sequence ATGGATAGAAAAGACCATGCGGCAGGTATTGCGATAGTTGAGGACGAGCAGGAGCTCATCAATATCTATAAGCTTATCCTGAAAAGGATGGGCGTACCGATCATATTCATAGCCTATGATGGCCATGATGCGGTAAAAAAGTTTTCAAGTTCTGAACAAAAACCTGATATCATCATCATGGACCATAGACTGCCAATAATGACCGGACTGGAGGCGACGGAAGAGATCCTGAAGATGAAGCCCCAGACAAGGGTGATTTTTATCAGTGCCGACGAAGATATCCGGGATAAAGCTTTAGAGGCCGGTGCCGTTGCATTTATTAAAAAACCCGCAAGCTTGAGCGTTATAAATGATACCGTGGATGCTGTCATTAAAGGATGCCAGCATCCAGCTTCTTAA